The genomic stretch AACGAAGGTGCTACCGTGCCTTTTATTTCGCGTTACCGCAAAGAAGCCACAGGTAGTTTAGATGAAGTTCAGATTGGTAACATTCAGGAGGAATGGAAAAAATTGCAGGAGCTGATAAAAAGGCGTGAGTTCATTTTAGAAAGTATAAAAGGTCAAGATTTACTAACGCCTGAGTTAGAGTCTAAAATCAACAGCTGCTGGAATACAACCGAACTGGAAGACCTTTACCTTCCGTATAAGCCTAAGCGAAAAACGAAAGCTTCTGTAGCTCGTGAAAAAGGTTTAGAACCTTTGGCGGGAACACTGATGAAGCAGGAGATCACTGATGTGGAAGGCTTTGCAATGCGTTTTGTAAAAGGTGAAGTTACCGATGTGGAAGATGCCCTTTCTGGTGCTCGTGACATAATTGCCGAATGGGTAAATGAAAGAGCTTTCGCCAGAAATAAGGTTCGCCAGCTATTTAGCCGAAAGGCTGAGATAAGTGCCAAAGTGGTAAAGTCAAAAGCTGATGAGGCTGAGAAATATCGCGACTACTTTGATTTTGCGGAACCTTTGAAACGCTGCCCTAGCCACCGTATGTTGGCCATAAGACGTGCCGAAGCTGAAGGTTTGCTTCGTGTGCATATTCTCCTGGATGAGGATGAAGCTTTGGATATACTCGACAATATTTTTGTAAAAGGTAGAAACGAGGCTTCTGAACAAGTGCAGATTGCTGTGAAAGATGCCTACAAGCGACTACTTGCTCCTTCGCTGGAAACAGAATTTAAAAACAGCTCAAAGGAAAAAGCGGATGATGAAGCGATAAAGGTTTTTGCCGAAAACCTCCGTCAGCTATTGATGGCTCCTCCCCTAGGTCCCAAGAGGGTTTTGGCTATCGACCCGGGTTTTAGGACAGGCTGTAAAGTGGTGTGCCTGGATGAACAAGGCGGACTGCTGAGCAATGAAAACATATACCCTCACCCACCGCAATCGGAGAGCGGACAGGCAGCTGCTAAACTCAGCCGATTGATGGAGTCATATAAACTGGAAGCTATTGCTATTGGCAATGGTACTGCTGGTCGAGAAACTGAGGATTTTATTCAACGAAAAATGCATTTGCCGAAAGGCACAGAAGTGTACGTGGTGAATGAAGCAGGGGCATCGATTTACTCAGCCAGTAAGGTGGCGCGTGAGGAATTTCCAACCTATGATGTAACGGTGCGTGGTGCGGTTTCTATTGGTCGCAGACTGATGGATCCTTTGGCCGAACTGGTAAAGATTGATCCGAAAAGTATCGGTGTGGGACAATATCAGCATGATGTGGATCAAAATAAGCTGAAGCAAAGTTTGGACAATGTGGTGGAAAGTACGGTGAACCAAGTTGGCGTAAACCTAAATACCGCCAGCAAGCATTTGCTTACTTATGTTTCGGGTCTGGGCCCAAAGTTGGCCGAAAACATAGTAAAACATCGCGATGAAAACGGAGCTTTTACTTCTCGAAAAGAATTGAAAAAAGTCGCAGGTCTTGGCCCAAAAGCTTTTGAGCAGAGTACAGGTTTTTTACGAATAGCTAACGGTGACAATCCTTTGGACAATTCTGCTGTACACCCTGAAAGCTATAGTATTGTTGAAAAAATGGCGAAAGATATGGGGCGCCAAGTAAGCTCTATGATTGGTGCTACCAAAAAGCTTGAGGAAATTGATTTATCGAAATACATCACAAAAGATGTTGGGCTTCCTACCCTGAAAGACATTATTTCTGAACTGGGGAAAGTAGGCCGTGACCCGCGTGGTAAAACAGAAGTTTTCTCTTTTGATCCAAACATTAGGAAAATGGAAGATCTGCGCGAAGGCATGATTTTACAAGGTTTGGTGAGTAATATTACCAAGTTTGGCGCCTTTGTGGATATAGGCGTAAAGCAAGATGGACTGGTTCATATTTCGCAGCTAGCCAACAAGTTTGTGAGTGACCCCAATGGAATAGTAAGGCTTCAGCAACAGGTTACCGTTAAGGTAACGGAAGTAGATATTCCAAGGAAAAGAATACAGCTGAGTATGAAGGATGTGTAGATTTGTTGAAAAGTGGTTTTGACTTGTGGTTTTGACTTGTGATTTTGACTTGTGATTTTGCAAAGTTTTTCCAAATCAATGTGTTGCATTAAATTGCATCAACTCTAATTCGATACAATGAAAAACGCCTGGTTCAACTTCTCTCTATTTCTACTTTTATCGTTAGCACTTTCACAATGTGATATAAACCAAGAAACGAACTCCTTAAAGGTTGCAGCTTCTGATCCTTTCAAAGAATCCATAGTTCCAAGCCAAAGTTTTGAGATAACTGGTAAAATGGATACCGTTTTACAAGGTTCAAACGGGACTATGATAGTCATTCCAAAAGGAGCTTTTATGGATTCCTATGGGAATACTATTATTGGCGAAATCAAGATAGAATTGGCCGAAGCACTAAGCCTTGATGAGATGATATTTTCAAATCTCACAACCCAATCCAGCGGTCAACCTCTGGAAACCGATGGCATGATCTATATAGATGCAATATCAAACGGTGAACATCTTAGGATCAATCCAAAGAATCCCATTTACATAGAAATACCAACGAAAGAAAAGATTCCGGGAATGATGGCCTACAAGGGAATCAGGGATTCTGAGGGTAACATGAATTGGGTAGATCCTCAACCGATTGAGAACTATTTAGTCACGGTCGACATTAATCTATTAGATTTTTATCCCAATGGTTTTGAAGATGAAATTGTTAAAGGACTACCATTTAGAAAACATGACACACTAACTAAAAACCTTTCAGATAGCCTTTATTACAGTCTGTCTGTTTATAAACTTGGAGATCTACCTGAAATAGCTGAAGAAATTATAATGAATGAACCTTACTATAACAAACAAAGTAAGGTCGTAAATGGAAAGTATACTGAGCAATCTTACTATCAATATTACAATGCGAAAACCCAACAAGAGGAAGTTGGATTTGATACTTCTAAGGCCAAATGCTGTGGCATAGACCCGGCAATGATTAAAGTTTTAAAATCTGGTAAATACGACAGTACCCTGATCGCAACTCGTGAATTTCAAACCAGACTTCAATCCATTTTTGAAACCTGTGAAAATGAAATATTGGAGGTTTATGTCAATAATATTGGTCTAGACCTCTATAAACTTGACAGCATGGCTGCCTATAAGTTGAGAGCTCATAAGATGGCTAAAACATTTGAAAACTATAGCCACGATAAACTCACAAATGTTAGAAATGCCAACAAGTATGTAAGGTTATTGAGAGGATATTACGGAAAGGAACTATCAAAAACCAAAAAGGAACTAGAGAAACTTAGAAGAAAAGCCTTAAAGCAATTGGATAGAGAAAGTAAGGCCTTTGAAAAAGTCGCTGGCGATTACCGCAAACTTCTTTTCAAACGTGAAAAACACCGCATGCAGAAATATGGTTTTGAATGGGCTTCTACCGGATGGATAAACATTGATAAAGGAACTCAACCTAAAACTTGGTTTGCTCAGCCATTAGAGGTGAAGCTTGATAGTAAAGTTGAATTTGATAGAGTGTATTGCTATGCTGTTTATACTTCAATTAAAAGCATATACAGGCTTAATACCGATGATGGTGAAACATTTTATGTAGGCAATGGTGATGATAAGGAAATGCTAATGCCTAACAATGGTTTTGGAGAACTTATAGGCATTGGATACTTGGGTGATAAAACCTATTTCGCTAGGGAAACCTTCATTCCTGGTAAGGACATCTTTCTTAATCTGAAATGGGAAGGAAAGAACATGAATGATATAAAAGATGAAATCAGGGAATTCGAAAAATTTGGTAAAGAAAACCGGATAAGTAAGGATTTGGAATACATGGCGATTTTCGAAAAAGAAAAACAGCGACAGCAAAAGCTTGTAAAAGAGAAAAAATTCATAGAAACACTCCATGATATTGCTTTTCCTTGTTGTCCGATAAATCCTGACGGGAAAGTTTTATACGAAGAAAACTGTAGTAGTTGCCATAAGATCAACCAAAAATTGATTGGACCAGCATTGCATGATGTTACTGCTAAACATGATATAGCGTGGTTATTAGCGTTTACACGGAACAATAAAAAGTTAAGAGATGAAGGTAATCTTGCAGCCCAAGCAATTTTTGAAGAATATAACGGTTCGGTAATGCCTAGGTTTGATTTGACTAATTCTGAAATTGAAGCTATCTACGACTATATCGATGAGTATAACTCGGTAAACCTCTAAACAGAAAAGACGTTTTCAAATTTCATAAAATATTACCTTCAACCCTCCAAAAACCAACAAACAAATGAACCGCATTTTGCCTTCTATCCAAAAGACAATTGTACTGTCAGGTATTATAGTTTTTGTGGCAGCTTGTTCACAAAAAACAGCTCCTGCTTCCAAAGTCGAAAAGCCGTATGATGGCCCAAAAGTGACATATAATGAGCATATTGCCCCACTTATGGAGCGTAGTTGTTCTCCTTGTCACTATCCATCCAAAAATGGTAGAAAGCAACCTTTTGACACGTATACCTCTGTGAAAGAAAGGCATGATGATATCCTATATCGAGTTCAGCTACCCTCCAATAATTTTAGGCACATGCCTTACATGAATGAAAACCCAAGTCTGACTGCTGAAGAAATACAAATGTTGAAAAACTGGGCACACGGAGGTTTTTTAGAAAGTTAATTGAACTATATAAGCGCAGTAGGCTTTAAGAAACTTAGAAATCCTTAGCTTCCATTTTTTACAAACTACAAAGCCATGAATCACATCTTTCACTCTATTAGCAAGATTATAGTGCTAGGTAGTGTCGTCTTCTTTGTAGTTACATGTTCACAATACACAGCCTTTGCGGCAAAAGCTAAAGAGCCGTTCGATAGCACCAAAGTGACTTATAAAGCAGACATTGCTCCTATTATGGAGCGCAGTTGTGCCCCTTGCCACTTTCCTAAAAAAGATGGAAAGAAGAAACCTTTGGACACTTATACTACTGTAAAAGGCAAAATCGAAAAAATACTGGACCGCGTTCAATTGCCGCCAGACCATAGAAAACACATGCCCTATAAAAATGCAACACCAGGTTTTTCTGCTGAAGAAATTCAAATGCTGAAGAACTGGGCGCGTGACGGTTTTATAGAAAGTTAATCTAAGGTCTATTCATGCGCATCCCTACTGTAAAACTTCGCATCTTTGCAGCCTCAAAGAGACATTATGGAATTAGGTAAATACAATAAACTCACTGCTGCCCGCTACACTAGCGTTGGACTTTTTTTGGAAGATACTGAAGGAGAGTCGATTCTTCTTCCCATGAAATGGGTGCCAAAAGACGTGCAAGAAGGTGATGAAGTGGAGGTATTTATTTACCTCGATTCTGAAGAACGCCCCATTGCTACTACCATGAAGCCTGCTGCTCAGGTTGGAGAATTTGCTTATTTGCAAGTAAAACAAACCACAAGCATGGGCGCCTTTTTAGATTGGGGTTTGCAAAAAGATTTGTTCGTTCCCTTTATTGAGCAAGAAGGCCGAATGCAAGCCAATCACTGGTATACAGTGTATTTGTACATCGATCCGCTAACCGATCGTATCACCGCCTCCGCGCGAATTGAAAATTTTCTGGAAAAGGAAAACGTTGAATTGCAGCCAAATCAAGAAGTTGATCTTTTGGTGGCCAGCCAATCCCCTTTGGGTTACAATGTGATTATCAATCAAAAGTACATGGGGCTTGTGTATGAAAATGAGGTATTTAAAAACCTAAAACTTGGTGATAAGCCAAAAGGCTACATTAAGCAAATACGCGAAGACAATAAGATTGACGTAAGTCTGCAGAAGCAAGGCTACGGTAATGTAGAGCCCAATACTCAGGTTATTTTGGATAAATTGAAAAGTGCAGATGGCTTTTTACCTCTAAATGACAAAAGCTCTCCAGAAGAAATCACTGCTCAACTTGAAATGAGCAAGAAAACTTTCAAAAAAGCAATTGGTGGTTTGTATCGCGAAAAGCAGATTACAATTGAAGACGATGGAATAAGATTGGTTTAATCCTTTTTATCCAAAAGATTTTCAGTGGCCGTAATGGCTTCTCCCACGGTTAGCATTTTTTCCGCTGTTTCGTCATCTATTTCAATGTCGAAATGCTCTTCCATATCCAGAATAATATCTACCAAGTGAGCAGAGTTTATCTGTAAATCCTGTAGCATATCCGTTTCCGGAGAAAGGTTTTCAAAGGCCTCCTCGTTTTGCACGTAAGGCTTGATTATAGTTTTTAGTTGAGCCTCTATTTCTGAGCGCGTCATGCACGGTATTTTTTAAAAATGATACAGGAATTCACATCGCCAAAGCCGAAGCTCGACTTAGCAATAATAGTATTTTCCTGCTGTATTAATTCATGTGGAATACAGGATTCATCAATTAATTCAAGGATTTTTGGGTGAACCTCCTCACAATTGATGGAAGGGTGAGCATAATTTCCTGCAAGCTGCAGCACACAAGCCACAGATTCTATGCTTCCTGCTGCACTCAGGCAATGGCCAGTCATTGATTTTAAGGAATTCACTCTTGGAAATTTCTTTCCGGAAAGCCTCAAAGCTGTGCTCCAATTTTCTATTTCAGGAACATCACCCATTGTAGAAGTAAGGTGGCCAGAGATAAGGTCAATTTCATGAGGTTCAATTTTAGAATCCCTCAAAGCACCTTCAATGCACTTTTGTATGCCCATAGAGTTTGGTGCCGTCATAGTGCCTCCTCCCCTTTGCCCGCCTGAGTTTACAAAGCCTCCGGCTATTTCACCATATATTTTTGCACCTCTCGCTTTCGCTGAATCGAGTGACTCCAGAACCAGTGCTCCTGCTCCACTGCCTGGCACAAATCCCGAGGCATCGGCAGCCATTGGTCGTGAAGCTGCTTTTGGATTTTCATTGCTTTTATAATTCAGAACACGCATCGCATCAAAGCCTCCCCACACGTGTGGGCTGTCGGCATCGCAACTCCCTGCTAACATAATCTGAGCTTTGCCGTCTCTTATGCGCTCATAGGCCATTAAAATGGACTCTGTGCCAGTGCTGCATGCCGAAGCATTGGTAGTTACCTGGTTTCCCAAACCCAACTTCCCGGCAAGGAAAGCACTAATAGCGCTGGGCATAGTTTGTTCCACCATGGTAGTTCCAAGTTTGCGCACCTTCAAGTCATCGGTTCTGTAAATGGCATCACGCAAGGTATTGATGCCGCTTATCCCGGATCCGAAAACTGTTCCATATTCCCATTTGGGCTCGGCATCGCTTTCCGCAAAAGTTAGGTCAGCGTCTTTCCAAGCTTCCAATCCAGCTAATATTCCATAAATCACACCTTTAGCCGAAAGGCGCTTTAGCTCAAGTTCCGTAAAGCTGGCAGATAGTAATTCGTCTGTAATCTTTGGTACCCCTCCAACCTGGCATCTAAAGTTGAGTTCCTCCAGTTCGGAAATAAACTCAATCCCAGACTGGCCAGCCTTTATAGCTTTCTCAAAATCAGGAATGCCAACACCATTTGGCGCTACCACGCCAAGGCCTGTTATTACTACTCTATTTTTATGCTTTTCCAAATTCTTGGTTTAACTTTTTGTGATTATTCCACTCAGTTCTCCGCTACAAACCCGCTCACCTGCTTCATTGTACATTTCTACCCGGCATTTTAGTTTGCCCAATCGCCAGTACTTTTTGGTGGAAATTACTTTTACTTTTTCTCCAGGGTATACTGCTTTTTCAAACAAGACCTTGGATTCTGAGAATACAAATGCGGTTTGTCCTTCGTTTTCAGCCTTCAATACAGTTCGGCTTGATGCCGGACCACTCTGGCTGACATTTTGCCCAATGAGGAAAACACCTAAACACACAAGTCCAATTTGAGCCATGCATTCCGTAAGAATAACACCGGGTGTTACCGGATGGTTTTCAAAGTGACCTTGATAGAAATATTCGTCTTTTTTGAAAGTATAAAAACCTTCGCAGCCTTGCTCATCAACATGAGTCAATTCATCCACAAAAAGAAAAGGATGCGCGTAAGGAAGTTGTTGAACTATAGTTTTAAGTAAACTCATTAACTAATTGATTCACCACCATCTACTGGTATTATTGCACCATTAATCCATTGTGCTTCCTTTAGCGAAAGCATGTAGACCACGTTGGCCACATCTTCGGGTAAAGTAAGCCTCCCAAAAGGGCTTCGTTGAATAGCTTGATTTACCAAATAACTACTCCCTGGAATCATTCTCAGCGAAGGGGTATCGGTTATTCCAGGTTGTAAAATATTAGAACGGATACCATAAGGTGCTAGCTCCAGAGCCATGTTTCGTGAAATAGCTTCGAGCATGGCCTTAGCGGAAGATACAGCCGCATAGTTTCTCCAGGCTTTTCTACCACCTTCGCTTGTAAGCGCCACACAAGATGCTTGTGCATCAAAACAGCCATTGTCCAGCAGTGCCTTGGCCCAATTGTAATAACTCACCGCCATTGCCTGTGCTGTAAGTAAAAAGTCATCTTCTTTCAAAAAGTTTGATTCTCCACGAAATGCACCTTGCAAACCCGCTGGCAACATATCAGAGTTAAGAATGGGCGCCATCAGTTTTAAGTTTCCTTTTGCAATGGAGTGTAAAAGCAGCTTTATAGAAACGCCTCTTTCCTTTAGTTCGCTTACTATTTCGGTCACAACCCCCACTTTCAAGGCATCCTTGTTAAAAGTCAGACATTCTACACCAAGTTCTTTTATAGCTTGAAATTCCTTTTCGGCTATAGCTTCATCCGCCTTTCGCGCTCTATACACGATGCATAGATTGACACCTTCGGCAGCCATCTTTTTAGCTGTAGCCAAACCAATACCGGAGCTTCCGCCTAATATTAAAACCCAATTTCTCACAACTTTTAACTTTTAACCTTAAACTTTTTACCTGCTACTCCCATTCCAACAAAACTCTCTGAGCCGAAAACCCAGGGCCGAAACTCAACATCAATCCCTTCTCACCAGCAGGTATTTCTTTATTGAGATACTCTTCCAAAACATAGAGCACTGTTGCGCTACTCATGTTCCCATAAATGCGAAGGACTTCTTTTGTAATGTTAATATTCTTACCCATATCATGCAGCAAGTCTTCCACCATTTTTACAATTTTCTTTCCGCCTGGGTGAAATATAAAATGCTCCAAATCCTTTATTTCAAGCTGGTTTCTCTCTAAAAACGGAAGCAAAATATCATCAAAATGCTCTTGTATTTTCTCTGGCACCGAAGGGTCTAGAACCATTTGTAATCCGCCATTGGTAAGGTTGAAGCCCATCATGTGTAGCTCATCAAAAAAATGATACATGCCCGTATCTTTTATCACCGGCAGCACTTTATCATCACTAGGGCCCAGAATTGTTGCCGCCACTCCATCTCCAAAAATTGCGGCACTCACCATATTCGTCATGGAGAAATCATCCAGCTGAAAGGTAGATGTTGGCGACTCTAAAGCCACAATTGCCGCCCGTTTCCCAGGATTCGACTTCAATAAATCATGTGCATAAATAAGCGCTGAAACACCGGCAGCACAGCCCATTTCGGTAATTGGCATGCGTACCACATCTTGTTTCATTTTAAGGCTATTAATAAGGAATGCATCTACCGAAGGAATCATAATACCCGTGCAGCTTGTAGTGATAATGAAATCAATATCGGTGGGTTGTAGCTCTGCTTTATCCAAAGCTTTTTGGAGTGCAAGCTCCGCCAGCTTGGTCATTTCTATTGCATAATGCTTATTCTTTTCCTCAAATGAAGTTTTGGTAAACACATCTTCCAAATCCATGATGCTGTACCTTCGATCTACCTGAGCGTACTTAAAAATGCGCAAAACTTTATCCCGAAACCTCTTGGGTTGCTCTGCTAACCACGCTTCTACTACCGGTAAAATTTCTTCAGTTGTTTTAGTGTGTGGCGGCAAAGCCTTGGCTGTTGCTAATATTTTAGTAGTGGGGTTAGTATTCAATGGGATTTGAGTTTTGTCTTTTTATGTTTAAACTTCAATATACGATAACACGGTAGCGAAAGGCCCAACACCATTCTATAGTGTAGGTTTTTATTTCAGCTCTTTCCATGATCCTTTTCCAATCTGCTCTGGTAAAGGCTTTTTTAATGGATAAAAGCCCGTCATGCCTACTAATCCTTGAGAAGCGCAAAAGTTTAGAGGTCAGCCTAAATAAGTGATACGCTAAGCTAGACCGCTGCAAATCATTGATTAAAATAACAGCACCCTGCGCATTACAGTTTTTGATAATCCTCAAAATTTCATCATCCTCAAAATGGTGCAAAAACAAATTGAACAGATAAATGTCAGCCTTACTTTCTTCAAATTCCTTGGAAAAAATATTTTGAATCTTGTATTCAATGTCTGGTGTAACCAATGATTCTTGCCTTGAAAAAGCGATGGCGTGTGAATTAGCATCAACACCTGTTAGTTTTATTTTAAAACTTTGATTTTTAAATACATGATAAGCTTCACGTAAAGTATCACCTCCACCGCAACCTACATCTACAACATGCCAATTTTGCTGTTCAGGCTTTTGCTTAAAAATGGCTTTTAAACCATTCATTACTACGGAATAACCACCTAAGTAAGTATTTACAGATTTTAGCTCACGAAGGTTTTCAGAAAGTTCATTTCCTTGTAAATCAAAATCATCTAAAATTTCCTTCTCGTTACTTCTGTAAGCTAAATTCATTTTACTTGAATTAGTATTAAAGCACTTCTTTACCATGCGAAAGCTGGACAGCCTTATTCAAAAGCCCAGGAAACTTGCTTAGCACGTTTACTCCTAAATTAGAAAGAACGGGCTTACCAAACATCCCTTGAACAGCTTTTCCAAAGTTTAACCTAAAATCAAAAGCTTGACCCCACTCCTGCTCATATCTATTTTCCATTTCCTTGCGGGAAATACGCTGTTGCAAGAATGCATCAACCACACCTGAGCAAATTTTTGCCGAATGAATAGCAATGGCCATCCCATTTCCGCATAGCGGATGGATTAAGCCTGCGGCATCACCGCTCATCAACACATGGTTCTCAACACTTTTCTTGGCCATAAAGTTGACCTGACTTATCACTAGTGGTTCAAATACGGACTCTGCATTTTCTAAAAACCTTTTAAGGTGTGGGTTTTGAGAAAGATGCTTTTCTTCAATATCCTGTATACTGCCGTATTGCTTAAAAACCTTTGTGGTAGTTAGGTAACAAAGGTTTACATGGTTGTTTTCTACACGGGAAAGCCCACAGTAGCCACCTACAAAATTGTGAAGTGCCACGAGGTCTTCAGGGAAATCAACTTTAAAATGATGCTTCACGCCTACATAATCTGTTTTCTGATTAAAGAATTCCCGTCCCAGTTTTTTATCCAAAACAGAACGTTTGCCAAAAGCTCCAATAACTACTCGTGCAATGAAAGTTTCACCATTCATAAGGGTCACGGTAAACTCATCATTCTCAAAAGAAACATCATTTACAGTGGTGTTTAGCATAAACCTAACACCCAACTCACTGGCTCTTTCAAAAAGAAAATTATCAAATGCATATCGGCTTATACCAAAACCGCCCATTTTCATGCTACAGGAGGCTATTTTACCGGAAAGTGAGGAAATCTCAAAGCGATTGATACTCTTAGGTTGTAAAGTCTCTGGAAATGCACCAAGCCTTTGTAGGTAAGGTTTTACTTCATTAGAAACATACTCTCCACAAACTTTATGAAATGGGTATTCTTTCTTCTCAATTAACATCACTTCATAG from Owenweeksia hongkongensis DSM 17368 encodes the following:
- a CDS encoding SDR family oxidoreductase; translated protein: MRNWVLILGGSSGIGLATAKKMAAEGVNLCIVYRARKADEAIAEKEFQAIKELGVECLTFNKDALKVGVVTEIVSELKERGVSIKLLLHSIAKGNLKLMAPILNSDMLPAGLQGAFRGESNFLKEDDFLLTAQAMAVSYYNWAKALLDNGCFDAQASCVALTSEGGRKAWRNYAAVSSAKAMLEAISRNMALELAPYGIRSNILQPGITDTPSLRMIPGSSYLVNQAIQRSPFGRLTLPEDVANVVYMLSLKEAQWINGAIIPVDGGESIS
- a CDS encoding acyl carrier protein; this encodes MTRSEIEAQLKTIIKPYVQNEEAFENLSPETDMLQDLQINSAHLVDIILDMEEHFDIEIDDETAEKMLTVGEAITATENLLDKKD
- a CDS encoding 3-hydroxyacyl-ACP dehydratase FabZ family protein, translated to MSLLKTIVQQLPYAHPFLFVDELTHVDEQGCEGFYTFKKDEYFYQGHFENHPVTPGVILTECMAQIGLVCLGVFLIGQNVSQSGPASSRTVLKAENEGQTAFVFSESKVLFEKAVYPGEKVKVISTKKYWRLGKLKCRVEMYNEAGERVCSGELSGIITKS
- a CDS encoding beta-ketoacyl-[acyl-carrier-protein] synthase family protein, which translates into the protein MEKHKNRVVITGLGVVAPNGVGIPDFEKAIKAGQSGIEFISELEELNFRCQVGGVPKITDELLSASFTELELKRLSAKGVIYGILAGLEAWKDADLTFAESDAEPKWEYGTVFGSGISGINTLRDAIYRTDDLKVRKLGTTMVEQTMPSAISAFLAGKLGLGNQVTTNASACSTGTESILMAYERIRDGKAQIMLAGSCDADSPHVWGGFDAMRVLNYKSNENPKAASRPMAADASGFVPGSGAGALVLESLDSAKARGAKIYGEIAGGFVNSGGQRGGGTMTAPNSMGIQKCIEGALRDSKIEPHEIDLISGHLTSTMGDVPEIENWSTALRLSGKKFPRVNSLKSMTGHCLSAAGSIESVACVLQLAGNYAHPSINCEEVHPKILELIDESCIPHELIQQENTIIAKSSFGFGDVNSCIIFKKYRA
- a CDS encoding Tex family protein, whose protein sequence is MSSTLIPIISKSLGINAGQIQNTINLLNEGATVPFISRYRKEATGSLDEVQIGNIQEEWKKLQELIKRREFILESIKGQDLLTPELESKINSCWNTTELEDLYLPYKPKRKTKASVAREKGLEPLAGTLMKQEITDVEGFAMRFVKGEVTDVEDALSGARDIIAEWVNERAFARNKVRQLFSRKAEISAKVVKSKADEAEKYRDYFDFAEPLKRCPSHRMLAIRRAEAEGLLRVHILLDEDEALDILDNIFVKGRNEASEQVQIAVKDAYKRLLAPSLETEFKNSSKEKADDEAIKVFAENLRQLLMAPPLGPKRVLAIDPGFRTGCKVVCLDEQGGLLSNENIYPHPPQSESGQAAAKLSRLMESYKLEAIAIGNGTAGRETEDFIQRKMHLPKGTEVYVVNEAGASIYSASKVAREEFPTYDVTVRGAVSIGRRLMDPLAELVKIDPKSIGVGQYQHDVDQNKLKQSLDNVVESTVNQVGVNLNTASKHLLTYVSGLGPKLAENIVKHRDENGAFTSRKELKKVAGLGPKAFEQSTGFLRIANGDNPLDNSAVHPESYSIVEKMAKDMGRQVSSMIGATKKLEEIDLSKYITKDVGLPTLKDIISELGKVGRDPRGKTEVFSFDPNIRKMEDLREGMILQGLVSNITKFGAFVDIGVKQDGLVHISQLANKFVSDPNGIVRLQQQVTVKVTEVDIPRKRIQLSMKDV
- a CDS encoding methyltransferase domain-containing protein — encoded protein: MNLAYRSNEKEILDDFDLQGNELSENLRELKSVNTYLGGYSVVMNGLKAIFKQKPEQQNWHVVDVGCGGGDTLREAYHVFKNQSFKIKLTGVDANSHAIAFSRQESLVTPDIEYKIQNIFSKEFEESKADIYLFNLFLHHFEDDEILRIIKNCNAQGAVILINDLQRSSLAYHLFRLTSKLLRFSRISRHDGLLSIKKAFTRADWKRIMERAEIKTYTIEWCWAFRYRVIVY
- a CDS encoding c-type cytochrome, producing MKNAWFNFSLFLLLSLALSQCDINQETNSLKVAASDPFKESIVPSQSFEITGKMDTVLQGSNGTMIVIPKGAFMDSYGNTIIGEIKIELAEALSLDEMIFSNLTTQSSGQPLETDGMIYIDAISNGEHLRINPKNPIYIEIPTKEKIPGMMAYKGIRDSEGNMNWVDPQPIENYLVTVDINLLDFYPNGFEDEIVKGLPFRKHDTLTKNLSDSLYYSLSVYKLGDLPEIAEEIIMNEPYYNKQSKVVNGKYTEQSYYQYYNAKTQQEEVGFDTSKAKCCGIDPAMIKVLKSGKYDSTLIATREFQTRLQSIFETCENEILEVYVNNIGLDLYKLDSMAAYKLRAHKMAKTFENYSHDKLTNVRNANKYVRLLRGYYGKELSKTKKELEKLRRKALKQLDRESKAFEKVAGDYRKLLFKREKHRMQKYGFEWASTGWINIDKGTQPKTWFAQPLEVKLDSKVEFDRVYCYAVYTSIKSIYRLNTDDGETFYVGNGDDKEMLMPNNGFGELIGIGYLGDKTYFARETFIPGKDIFLNLKWEGKNMNDIKDEIREFEKFGKENRISKDLEYMAIFEKEKQRQQKLVKEKKFIETLHDIAFPCCPINPDGKVLYEENCSSCHKINQKLIGPALHDVTAKHDIAWLLAFTRNNKKLRDEGNLAAQAIFEEYNGSVMPRFDLTNSEIEAIYDYIDEYNSVNL
- a CDS encoding type III polyketide synthase encodes the protein MNTNPTTKILATAKALPPHTKTTEEILPVVEAWLAEQPKRFRDKVLRIFKYAQVDRRYSIMDLEDVFTKTSFEEKNKHYAIEMTKLAELALQKALDKAELQPTDIDFIITTSCTGIMIPSVDAFLINSLKMKQDVVRMPITEMGCAAGVSALIYAHDLLKSNPGKRAAIVALESPTSTFQLDDFSMTNMVSAAIFGDGVAATILGPSDDKVLPVIKDTGMYHFFDELHMMGFNLTNGGLQMVLDPSVPEKIQEHFDDILLPFLERNQLEIKDLEHFIFHPGGKKIVKMVEDLLHDMGKNINITKEVLRIYGNMSSATVLYVLEEYLNKEIPAGEKGLMLSFGPGFSAQRVLLEWE
- a CDS encoding NAD(P)/FAD-dependent oxidoreductase, whose product is MLLNIQTSPDILIIGGGLAGLTNAIDLRLRGYEVMLIEKKEYPFHKVCGEYVSNEVKPYLQRLGAFPETLQPKSINRFEISSLSGKIASCSMKMGGFGISRYAFDNFLFERASELGVRFMLNTTVNDVSFENDEFTVTLMNGETFIARVVIGAFGKRSVLDKKLGREFFNQKTDYVGVKHHFKVDFPEDLVALHNFVGGYCGLSRVENNHVNLCYLTTTKVFKQYGSIQDIEEKHLSQNPHLKRFLENAESVFEPLVISQVNFMAKKSVENHVLMSGDAAGLIHPLCGNGMAIAIHSAKICSGVVDAFLQQRISRKEMENRYEQEWGQAFDFRLNFGKAVQGMFGKPVLSNLGVNVLSKFPGLLNKAVQLSHGKEVL
- a CDS encoding CvfB family protein; the protein is MELGKYNKLTAARYTSVGLFLEDTEGESILLPMKWVPKDVQEGDEVEVFIYLDSEERPIATTMKPAAQVGEFAYLQVKQTTSMGAFLDWGLQKDLFVPFIEQEGRMQANHWYTVYLYIDPLTDRITASARIENFLEKENVELQPNQEVDLLVASQSPLGYNVIINQKYMGLVYENEVFKNLKLGDKPKGYIKQIREDNKIDVSLQKQGYGNVEPNTQVILDKLKSADGFLPLNDKSSPEEITAQLEMSKKTFKKAIGGLYREKQITIEDDGIRLV